DNA sequence from the Bradyrhizobium sp. CIAT3101 genome:
ACATCGTCAATCTGCCCGGACGCTGGCAAGACCTCCACTCAACTCTTTCCAACAACACTCGCAAGAGCATCAGGAAAGGGTATGAATTCCTCGAGCGCGACGGTCACCAGCCCTCCCTCCGCGTGGCCGAATCGTTGGCCGGCGATGATGAAATATTGCGCCGCTTCTTTCGCCTTCATCAGGCTCGATCTTCAGCTGAAGATATGAAGCAGCATCGTGACAATTTTCATACGGCTCAAAGCCGCCGTTTTCTCGATGACGTTATCGGTACGATGGGATCGCGCGGACTGGTTCGTATTTTCGAGCTCGAGGTGAGCGGAGAGATTGTAGCGTCCCGGATCGCCTTTGGTCTAGGTCGCGATATTTATCTGTACTTCTCCGGCTTTGAACCCAGTTGGAAGAAATATGGAGTGATGACGACTCTAGTTGTAGAGATCATCAAATGGGCAATCGAACGCGGCTTTAATACCCTCAACCTTTCTACCGGGAGAGACCAATCAAAGTTGCGTTGGTTACCGACAGAGACGGTTCTCCACGACATTGTTCAGTCGACAGAATCCGTACGTAGCCAGCTTATAGCCAGATCTGAACTTTGGAGGCGGGGCGCACTCAAAGAGCTGTCCTAGGATCTTTGGAAGTCGCCGCAGCACACCCGCATGTTCAAGATCGCAAGGCACGCACATCGCAGTTTTTGAGACTTCCCAAACAGCAATATTCG
Encoded proteins:
- a CDS encoding GNAT family N-acetyltransferase; the protein is MAELMSLIVNRLSHSAAFQNLRREWEELDSGLTNRTPFTSPIWNELWWKHFSRSGLLRHDEFFIHEVRKPNGELFAIAPLMRTCEPNLGPIRARKVQFFGTDPSLTEIRGIISKAEHQRDALSALAKHFSEKENNWDVFKWSGVRAEAVVQLPLGKLRTERLLPDYIVNLPGRWQDLHSTLSNNTRKSIRKGYEFLERDGHQPSLRVAESLAGDDEILRRFFRLHQARSSAEDMKQHRDNFHTAQSRRFLDDVIGTMGSRGLVRIFELEVSGEIVASRIAFGLGRDIYLYFSGFEPSWKKYGVMTTLVVEIIKWAIERGFNTLNLSTGRDQSKLRWLPTETVLHDIVQSTESVRSQLIARSELWRRGALKELS